In Niallia sp. FSL W8-0635, one genomic interval encodes:
- a CDS encoding serine/threonine-protein kinase yields MMMNTSKSQFKINNGTVVKGKWHNKQYTILKELGYGANGTVFLADSIIGKVALKLSNNSVSITSEVNVLKSFAKVQGYSLGPSLIDVDDWVTNRGTISFYVMEYINGPDLLTFIHNKEGSWIDVLMIQLLKDLQVLHENNWVFGDLKPENLIITGPPTKIRCIDVGGTTIIGRAIKEFTEFFDRGYWGLGTRKAEPSYDLFAVAMIMLNLYYPKRFNKTEGGIKQLQTMIRQKKELQRYEGVLVKALTGKYQSAKEMRLDLLKLTSGENLTRRTVSSRAQGNTSRQVKGQNLPSSSMRSTIIKKKKKAGWMESLLIIILISICYILYIYGQLT; encoded by the coding sequence GTGATGATGAATACATCGAAGAGTCAATTTAAAATAAATAACGGTACAGTAGTAAAAGGAAAGTGGCATAACAAGCAGTATACAATCTTGAAGGAGCTTGGCTATGGAGCAAATGGTACTGTTTTTTTAGCGGATTCCATAATAGGAAAAGTTGCTTTGAAATTGAGCAACAATAGTGTATCTATAACTTCCGAAGTAAATGTATTAAAGTCCTTTGCAAAGGTCCAAGGTTATAGCCTTGGACCTTCTTTAATAGATGTGGATGATTGGGTAACAAATAGGGGAACTATCTCGTTTTATGTAATGGAATACATTAATGGACCTGATTTACTGACCTTTATTCACAATAAGGAAGGGTCATGGATTGATGTACTAATGATTCAATTACTAAAGGATTTACAGGTCCTTCACGAAAATAATTGGGTCTTTGGAGATTTGAAACCAGAGAACCTAATTATAACTGGACCACCTACGAAAATTAGGTGTATAGATGTAGGTGGAACAACGATTATTGGAAGAGCAATTAAAGAATTTACAGAGTTCTTTGATAGAGGTTACTGGGGATTGGGAACAAGAAAAGCAGAACCAAGCTATGATTTGTTTGCTGTTGCTATGATCATGCTGAACCTTTATTATCCAAAGCGATTTAATAAAACAGAAGGCGGCATTAAACAGCTACAAACAATGATTCGACAAAAAAAAGAACTTCAACGTTATGAGGGGGTTCTTGTAAAAGCATTAACTGGAAAATATCAAAGCGCAAAGGAAATGCGATTAGATTTATTAAAATTAACAAGTGGGGAAAATCTAACTAGAAGAACAGTATCATCTAGAGCTCAAGGGAATACTTCTCGACAAGTAAAGGGACAAAATCTCCCATCTTCCAGCATGAGAAGCACCATAATCAAAAAGAAGAAAAAAGCTGGGTGGATGGAATCTTTGCTTATCATTATTCTTATCTCTATTTGTTATATTTTGTATATATATGGTCAATTAACTTGA
- the cysK gene encoding cysteine synthase A: MTKIANSVVDLIGGTPIVKLNRLVDDASADVYLKLEYMNPGSSVKDRIALAMIEAAEKSGDLKPGSTIIEPTSGNTGIGLAMVAAAKGYRSILVMPETMSIERRRLLKAYGAELVLTPGPEGMGGAIRKAEELAKENGYFIPQQFKNISNPEVHRLTTGPEIIDAFGDEGLDAFIAGIGTGGTITGAGEVLKEKYKDIKIYAVEPADSPVLSGGKPGPHKIQGIGAGFVPDILNSEVYEGIIQVSTDQAFEYARRAGKEEGVLGGISSGAAIYAALQVAKELGKGKKVLAIIPSNGERYLSTPLYQFDEE, encoded by the coding sequence ATGACAAAAATAGCAAATTCTGTAGTCGATCTTATCGGTGGAACACCTATAGTAAAATTAAATCGTTTAGTAGACGATGCTAGTGCAGATGTTTATTTGAAATTAGAATATATGAACCCAGGTAGCAGTGTTAAGGATCGTATTGCATTAGCAATGATTGAAGCGGCTGAAAAAAGCGGTGACTTAAAACCAGGTAGTACGATTATTGAACCAACTAGTGGAAATACAGGAATCGGTCTTGCTATGGTTGCTGCAGCAAAAGGTTATCGTTCCATATTAGTTATGCCAGAAACAATGAGTATTGAGCGCCGTAGATTATTGAAGGCTTATGGTGCAGAATTAGTATTGACACCAGGTCCTGAAGGAATGGGTGGAGCTATTCGTAAAGCGGAGGAATTAGCAAAAGAAAATGGCTATTTTATTCCACAACAATTTAAAAATATTTCTAATCCTGAAGTACATAGATTAACAACAGGACCGGAAATTATAGATGCTTTTGGTGACGAAGGCTTAGATGCATTTATTGCTGGAATTGGTACTGGTGGAACAATTACTGGTGCTGGGGAAGTATTAAAGGAAAAATATAAAGATATCAAGATTTATGCAGTAGAGCCTGCAGATTCTCCTGTTCTATCAGGTGGTAAACCAGGTCCGCATAAAATTCAAGGAATCGGTGCTGGGTTTGTTCCTGATATTTTAAATAGTGAAGTGTATGAAGGTATTATTCAAGTTTCAACAGATCAAGCCTTTGAATACGCTCGTCGCGCAGGAAAAGAAGAAGGCGTTTTAGGTGGTATTTCTTCTGGTGCAGCTATTTATGCAGCTTTACAAGTAGCAAAAGAGCTAGGAAAAGGGAAAAAAGTATTAGCGATTATTCCAAGTAACGGAGAACGCTACCTAAGCACACCTCTTTATCAGTTTGATGAAGAGTAA
- a CDS encoding anthranilate synthase component I family protein, which produces MKNYKIYSKTISLTHEQFIKHFLSLAEDKSHYVLLESGRGGRYSIGAFSPVARMIGRDNRLEVIDEEGTTLIEGNPFHSIKQVMHQYVVESNPDLPDFQGGALGFISYDYIRYIEKLPNQTNDDMDIPDVFFLLFKEWFTYDHKENKLWISGLYEEDQVAAIQDKVETYALGWTEENRIAYPQGDIDKTEGLKVSIEDNEFQQSVRKIQQYISEGDVFQVNLSVRQAKPLHVSALEVYKQLRVLNPSPYMGYFHTPEFQLVSGSPELLVKKKGQEVSTRPIAGTRSRGKNEAEDKALANELMESEKERAEHVMLVDLERNDLGRVCAYGSVQVDEFMVIEKYSHVMHIVSNVKGQLADDKDEYNLIDSMFPGGTITGAPKIRTMEIIEELEPVRRGPYTGSLGWIGFNHDVELNIMIRTMLVKENQAYVQAGAGIVIDSIPANEYKESMKKARALWNAKELAEEKLGGNE; this is translated from the coding sequence TTGAAGAATTACAAGATATATAGTAAGACTATTTCTCTAACACATGAGCAGTTTATTAAGCATTTTTTATCCCTTGCGGAAGATAAGTCACATTATGTTTTGTTAGAAAGTGGACGAGGTGGCAGATATAGTATTGGTGCTTTTTCACCGGTAGCAAGAATGATAGGTAGAGATAATCGTTTAGAAGTGATAGATGAAGAAGGTACCACATTAATCGAAGGGAATCCATTTCATTCGATAAAACAAGTAATGCATCAATATGTGGTAGAGTCTAATCCAGATCTACCTGACTTTCAAGGAGGTGCGCTTGGGTTTATTAGTTATGATTACATCCGTTATATTGAGAAATTACCGAATCAAACAAACGATGACATGGATATTCCAGATGTGTTCTTTTTATTATTTAAAGAGTGGTTTACTTACGATCATAAAGAAAATAAACTATGGATTTCTGGCTTATATGAAGAAGATCAGGTAGCAGCTATTCAGGATAAAGTAGAAACCTACGCTCTAGGATGGACAGAAGAGAATAGAATAGCATATCCGCAAGGTGATATAGACAAAACGGAGGGACTGAAGGTATCAATTGAGGATAACGAGTTCCAACAATCTGTGCGCAAGATTCAGCAATATATTTCTGAGGGAGATGTATTCCAAGTTAACTTGTCTGTTCGTCAGGCTAAACCTTTGCATGTGTCTGCGCTTGAAGTCTATAAGCAACTGAGAGTTTTAAATCCCTCTCCCTACATGGGTTATTTCCATACACCGGAATTCCAGTTAGTGAGTGGTTCACCAGAGCTTCTAGTTAAAAAGAAGGGACAGGAAGTGAGCACACGGCCGATAGCAGGAACACGATCTCGTGGTAAGAATGAGGCAGAGGATAAGGCTCTTGCTAACGAATTAATGGAAAGTGAAAAGGAGAGAGCTGAGCATGTGATGCTAGTGGATCTAGAAAGAAATGATTTAGGAAGAGTATGTGCATATGGGAGCGTTCAAGTCGATGAATTTATGGTAATCGAAAAGTATTCCCATGTTATGCATATCGTGTCTAATGTAAAAGGACAATTAGCAGACGATAAAGATGAGTATAATCTCATTGATAGCATGTTTCCGGGTGGAACGATTACGGGTGCTCCGAAGATAAGAACGATGGAAATTATTGAAGAATTAGAGCCAGTTCGACGAGGACCATATACTGGTTCTTTAGGATGGATTGGTTTTAATCACGATGTAGAGTTAAATATTATGATTCGCACGATGCTGGTAAAGGAAAATCAGGCATATGTTCAAGCTGGTGCGGGAATTGTGATTGATTCAATCCCTGCAAATGAATACAAAGAATCTATGAAAAAAGCTAGGGCACTATGGAATGCGAAAGAATTAGCGGAAGAGAAATTAGGTGGTAACGAATGA
- the hpt gene encoding hypoxanthine phosphoribosyltransferase, translated as MKHDIEKILISEEEIQGKIKDLAFQLTEEYQDKFPLAIGVLKGAMPFMADLLKRVDTYLEMDFMDVSSYGNSTVSSGEVKILKDLDTSVEGRDILIIEDIIDSGLTLSYLVELFRYRKAKSIKIVTLLDKPTGRKTDLEADYVGFIVPDAFVVGYGLDYAEKYRNLPYIGVLKPEVYTSESE; from the coding sequence ATGAAACACGATATTGAAAAAATATTGATATCTGAAGAAGAAATACAAGGGAAAATCAAGGATTTAGCTTTTCAACTTACAGAGGAATATCAAGATAAATTTCCTTTGGCAATTGGCGTATTAAAAGGTGCTATGCCATTTATGGCTGATCTTTTAAAACGAGTGGATACATACCTAGAAATGGATTTTATGGATGTGTCAAGCTATGGTAACTCTACTGTTTCTTCTGGGGAAGTAAAAATCTTAAAGGATTTGGATACTTCTGTTGAAGGAAGAGACATATTAATTATTGAAGACATCATTGATAGTGGCTTAACATTAAGCTACCTTGTAGAGTTGTTCCGTTATCGTAAAGCAAAATCAATCAAAATTGTGACTCTTCTTGATAAACCAACGGGTAGAAAAACAGATCTTGAAGCAGATTATGTAGGATTTATCGTACCAGATGCTTTCGTAGTTGGGTATGGATTAGACTACGCTGAAAAGTATCGAAATTTACCTTATATTGGTGTTTTGAAACCAGAAGTTTATACAAGTGAAAGTGAATAA
- the hslO gene encoding Hsp33 family molecular chaperone HslO, with protein MSDYLVKALAFDGEVRAYAVRSTETVGEGQRRHHTWPTASAALGRSLTATAMLGAMLKGEQKLTVKIDGGGPIGLILVDGNAKGEVRGYVTNPQVHFDLNEHGKLDVRRAVGTEGTLSVVKDIGMRDYFTGQVPIVSGELGEDFTYYLFNSEQVPSSVGVGVLVNPDNSILAAGGFIIQLMPGAQEDTITKIEKRLSEIPPISKLIEKGLTPEELLEEICGKDNVKVIEKMPISFTCTCSKDRFSNAIISLGQAEIEDIIETDGQAEAECHFCNEKYMFSKEELEKLLEEAK; from the coding sequence ATGAGTGATTATTTAGTAAAAGCATTAGCGTTTGATGGGGAAGTTCGTGCGTATGCAGTAAGAAGTACCGAAACAGTAGGAGAAGGACAAAGAAGGCATCATACATGGCCAACCGCTTCCGCAGCTTTAGGGAGATCTTTAACAGCAACAGCAATGCTAGGAGCTATGCTTAAAGGTGAGCAAAAATTAACCGTGAAAATTGACGGTGGTGGACCAATTGGCCTTATCCTAGTAGATGGAAATGCTAAAGGAGAAGTGCGTGGATATGTTACCAATCCACAAGTTCATTTTGACTTGAATGAACACGGTAAATTAGATGTAAGAAGAGCTGTCGGAACAGAAGGAACGTTATCGGTTGTAAAAGATATCGGCATGCGTGACTACTTTACCGGCCAGGTTCCAATCGTTTCTGGAGAGCTTGGAGAGGATTTTACCTATTACCTGTTTAATTCAGAGCAGGTACCTTCCTCTGTTGGTGTAGGGGTATTGGTGAATCCGGATAATAGTATCTTAGCTGCTGGAGGTTTCATTATTCAATTAATGCCTGGAGCACAAGAGGATACGATTACAAAGATTGAAAAACGATTGAGTGAAATTCCGCCAATTTCCAAATTGATTGAAAAGGGCTTAACACCAGAGGAATTGTTAGAAGAGATTTGTGGGAAAGACAATGTAAAAGTAATTGAAAAAATGCCAATTTCTTTTACATGCACATGCTCGAAAGATAGATTTTCTAATGCGATCATCAGTTTAGGCCAAGCGGAAATTGAAGATATTATTGAAACAGATGGTCAGGCAGAAGCGGAATGTCATTTCTGTAATGAGAAATATATGTTTAGCAAAGAAGAACTAGAAAAATTACTAGAAGAAGCAAAATAA
- the pabC gene encoding aminodeoxychorismate lyase, whose protein sequence is MFMYLNGQYICEEEAVIPVFDHGFMYGLGLFETFRVYNGHPFLLDDHLSRLNDGLKEMNIEKSFGREEVVSIIQSLLDKNNIKNAYIRWNVSAGNGMIGLQTEPYIEPNTIVYIKSLPEANGMVEKTGQIVTIPRNTPEGAFRLKSHHFFNNILAKREIGTDVTIEGIFLTKEGYVAEGITSNLFWVIEGVLYTPSLQTGILNGITRQFVLKLAEQMGLEIKEGLFPLDMLAEAEEVFATNSIQEIIPIKRVNAYDYKGIEGGIVAVLHKEYRIHSKQLWSVKELGG, encoded by the coding sequence ATGTTTATGTACTTAAATGGACAGTATATTTGTGAGGAAGAAGCAGTTATACCTGTATTTGACCACGGATTTATGTATGGTCTAGGCTTATTTGAAACATTTCGTGTGTATAATGGACATCCCTTTCTATTAGATGACCATCTTAGTAGATTAAATGACGGTCTAAAAGAGATGAACATAGAAAAGTCTTTTGGAAGAGAAGAAGTTGTCTCGATTATTCAAAGTCTACTGGACAAAAACAATATAAAAAATGCTTATATCCGTTGGAACGTTTCAGCTGGAAATGGAATGATTGGACTCCAAACAGAACCATATATAGAACCGAATACAATTGTGTATATAAAATCCCTTCCTGAAGCGAATGGTATGGTAGAAAAAACGGGACAAATAGTGACGATTCCAAGAAATACACCAGAAGGGGCTTTTCGCTTAAAATCTCATCATTTTTTTAATAATATTCTTGCTAAAAGAGAGATTGGTACAGATGTGACAATAGAAGGGATTTTTCTAACAAAGGAAGGCTATGTGGCAGAAGGGATTACTTCTAATCTTTTCTGGGTTATCGAGGGAGTGCTATATACGCCTAGTTTACAAACGGGTATATTAAATGGAATTACGAGACAGTTTGTTTTAAAGCTTGCAGAACAGATGGGGTTAGAAATAAAAGAAGGGCTGTTTCCGTTAGATATGCTTGCAGAAGCAGAAGAGGTATTTGCAACAAATTCTATTCAGGAGATTATTCCGATAAAAAGGGTGAATGCATATGATTATAAAGGAATAGAGGGCGGTATCGTTGCTGTGCTTCATAAGGAATATAGAATTCATTCCAAACAATTATGGTCGGTAAAAGAGTTAGGAGGATAA
- a CDS encoding type III pantothenate kinase, producing the protein MIFVFDIGNTNIVLGVYDKEELKHHWRIETNRYKTEDEYGMIIKSLFDHVGLTFSDISGIVISSVVPPIMFSLERMCQKYFQLKPLVVGPGTKTGLNIKYDNPKEVGADRIVNAVAAIHEYGSPLIVVDFGTATTFCYINEHKQYMGGAIAPGINIATEALYSKAAKLPRIEIARPEGVIGKNTVSAMQSGILFGYVGQVEGIVKRMKEESVVQPKVIATGGLANLIAKESNIIDEIDPFLTLKGLQLIYKKNKDTLK; encoded by the coding sequence ATGATTTTTGTCTTTGATATTGGAAATACAAATATAGTATTAGGTGTATATGATAAAGAAGAATTAAAGCATCATTGGAGAATTGAAACCAATCGTTATAAAACGGAAGATGAATATGGTATGATCATTAAATCTCTTTTCGACCATGTCGGTTTAACCTTTTCGGATATTAGTGGGATTGTCATCTCATCGGTTGTTCCTCCTATCATGTTTTCTCTGGAAAGAATGTGCCAAAAGTATTTCCAATTGAAACCGTTAGTGGTTGGTCCAGGAACAAAAACAGGTTTAAATATTAAATATGATAATCCTAAAGAAGTAGGGGCTGACCGGATTGTCAATGCAGTTGCGGCTATTCATGAATATGGAAGTCCTTTGATTGTGGTGGATTTTGGTACAGCTACAACCTTCTGTTATATAAATGAACACAAGCAATATATGGGTGGAGCAATAGCGCCTGGAATTAATATTGCAACAGAAGCTTTGTATTCTAAAGCGGCGAAATTACCGCGTATTGAAATTGCTCGACCTGAAGGGGTTATTGGAAAAAATACTGTTTCTGCCATGCAATCAGGGATTCTTTTCGGTTATGTAGGACAGGTTGAGGGAATCGTTAAACGAATGAAAGAAGAAAGCGTTGTTCAGCCTAAGGTCATTGCTACAGGAGGGTTAGCAAACCTTATAGCAAAAGAATCTAATATTATAGATGAAATAGATCCATTTCTAACATTAAAGGGATTACAACTTATTTATAAAAAAAATAAGGATACACTAAAATAA
- the tilS gene encoding tRNA lysidine(34) synthetase TilS: protein MFEDQVTNYLQRKNVTLEEKKILVGVSGGPDSLALLHFLWTKAEEWKITVYAGHVDHMFRGEESFKEAEFVKSFCEERNIPFVWKQINLPAFIEETGMNSQTAARECRYAFYEEVMKEYNANYLALGHHGDDQIETILMRLTRGSSGKARAGIPFTRKFGTGEIIRPFLCLEREDIEEYCTVHNLNPRRDPSNEKETYSRNRYRKHVVPFLKKENIHAARHFQRFSEELAEDEAYLMKQAEEILSFILTKKGDAEVVVDINRFLSIAIPLQRRCIQLILNYLYDEMSISLSALHTEQIFVLLKRPHSSGNIDLPNGLKVKKSYDFLHFQLNFSPTKSFYYELSKMGELLLPNGYNIKVEYINGEHHTDSHCILLDASSISFPLIIRTRRDGDRIRLKGMNGKKKVSRIFIDEKIPIHERESWPIITDSNGDILWIPGLKKSIYSHSNTNSGSNLLITYKKQ, encoded by the coding sequence ATGTTTGAGGATCAAGTTACAAATTACCTGCAAAGAAAAAATGTGACCCTAGAAGAAAAAAAAATCTTAGTTGGAGTTTCTGGTGGACCGGATTCTTTAGCGCTTCTTCATTTTTTATGGACAAAAGCAGAAGAATGGAAAATCACTGTTTATGCTGGACATGTGGATCATATGTTTCGAGGGGAGGAATCATTTAAAGAGGCTGAATTTGTGAAATCTTTTTGTGAAGAAAGAAATATTCCCTTTGTTTGGAAGCAGATAAATTTACCTGCGTTTATTGAAGAAACAGGGATGAATTCTCAAACTGCTGCTAGAGAGTGTCGATATGCTTTCTATGAAGAAGTTATGAAGGAATATAACGCAAATTACTTAGCGTTAGGTCATCATGGAGATGATCAAATAGAAACAATTCTGATGCGATTAACAAGAGGGAGTTCGGGGAAGGCTAGAGCTGGGATTCCTTTTACCCGCAAATTTGGAACAGGAGAAATCATTCGTCCCTTTTTATGTTTAGAAAGAGAGGATATTGAGGAATATTGTACAGTACATAATCTAAATCCAAGAAGAGATCCAAGTAATGAAAAAGAAACATATAGCCGCAACAGATATAGAAAGCATGTTGTCCCTTTTTTGAAAAAAGAAAACATACATGCGGCAAGGCATTTTCAGCGATTTAGTGAAGAATTAGCAGAAGATGAAGCTTATTTAATGAAGCAGGCAGAAGAAATACTTTCTTTTATATTAACCAAAAAAGGAGACGCGGAAGTAGTCGTTGATATTAATCGATTTCTTTCAATAGCTATTCCTTTACAAAGAAGGTGTATTCAACTAATATTAAATTATCTCTATGACGAGATGTCTATTTCATTATCCGCATTACATACTGAGCAAATTTTTGTCTTACTTAAGCGTCCTCATTCTTCTGGAAATATTGATCTCCCGAATGGTTTGAAAGTGAAAAAGTCGTATGATTTTCTCCATTTTCAGCTTAATTTTTCTCCAACAAAATCCTTTTATTATGAATTATCAAAAATGGGAGAGTTATTATTACCAAATGGGTATAATATTAAGGTAGAATATATTAATGGTGAACATCATACAGATAGTCATTGTATTCTTTTGGACGCATCCTCTATTTCCTTTCCTCTTATTATCCGTACTAGAAGAGATGGCGATAGAATTCGGTTGAAAGGGATGAATGGGAAGAAAAAAGTGAGCCGTATTTTTATCGATGAGAAGATTCCAATCCACGAAAGAGAGAGTTGGCCGATTATTACGGATAGTAATGGCGATATTCTATGGATACCAGGACTAAAAAAATCGATATATTCTCATAGTAATACGAATAGTGGTAGTAATCTATTAATAACATATAAAAAGCAATGA
- the pabA gene encoding aminodeoxychorismate/anthranilate synthase component II, with protein sequence MIFMIDNYDSFTYNLVQYLGSLGQELQVKRNDETSLEEIKKENPAYLMISPGPCTPNEAGISLEAIQSFAGDMPIFGVCLGHQAIGQVFGGEVVQAANLMHGKTSLIYHDNKTIFQGLPNPFSATRYHSLIVKKETLPSCLEISAWTKEGEIMGIRHKELPVEGVQFHPESIMTEVGMEILQNFIHFYKEGSKR encoded by the coding sequence ATGATATTTATGATTGATAACTATGATTCTTTCACTTATAACCTTGTGCAATACTTAGGTTCATTAGGGCAAGAATTACAAGTGAAAAGAAATGATGAAACCTCTTTGGAAGAAATAAAAAAAGAAAATCCAGCCTATTTGATGATTTCTCCAGGACCGTGTACTCCGAATGAAGCGGGGATTAGTTTAGAGGCAATACAATCCTTTGCTGGTGACATGCCGATATTTGGTGTGTGTTTAGGTCATCAAGCGATTGGACAGGTTTTTGGAGGCGAGGTTGTACAAGCTGCTAATTTAATGCATGGAAAAACCTCATTAATTTATCATGATAATAAAACTATTTTTCAAGGCTTGCCAAACCCTTTTTCTGCTACACGTTATCATTCCTTAATTGTTAAAAAGGAAACTTTACCATCGTGTTTAGAAATCTCTGCTTGGACAAAGGAAGGTGAAATTATGGGGATTAGACATAAAGAACTTCCGGTTGAAGGAGTACAGTTTCATCCAGAATCCATTATGACAGAGGTTGGCATGGAGATATTGCAAAATTTCATTCACTTTTATAAAGAAGGAAGCAAACGATAA
- the ftsH gene encoding ATP-dependent zinc metalloprotease FtsH — protein sequence MNRIFRNTIFYLLIFLVIIGVVSFFNGNNQPTKHLTYTELINHLESGDVAEITQQPERGVLEVRGKLKGYQENETFVSYVTNNETNAEVILKAAKEGSDIDVQPAQETSGWITFFTSIIPFVIIFILFFFLLNQAQGGGGGRVMNFGKSKAKLYNEEKKKVRFNDVAGADEEKQELVEVVEFLKDPRKFAELGARIPKGVLLNGPPGTGKTLLARAVAGEAGVPFFSISGSDFVEMFVGVGASRVRDLFENAKKNAPCIIFIDEIDAVGRQRGAGLGGGHDEREQTLNQLLVEMDGFGANEGIIIIAATNRPDILDPALLRPGRFDRQITVDRPDVNGREAVLRVHARNKPLDEAVDLKSIAQRTPGFSGADLENLLNEAALVAARSDKKKIDMEDMDEATDRVIAGPSKKSRVVSKKERNIVSYHEAGHTIIGVVLDEADMVHKVTIVPRGQAGGYAVMLPKEDRFLMTKQELLDKITGLLGGRVAEDIVFGEVSTGAHNDFQRATGIARKMVTEYGMSDKLGPLQFGQVQSQVFLGRDLNNEQNYSDAIAYDIDLEIQRIIKECYERAKQILTENREKLNLIAETLLEIETLDAEQINSLYKDGVLPDRSKKADTTLGSEDLKVNINKKDDRDE from the coding sequence ATGAACCGTATTTTTCGTAATACCATTTTTTATTTATTAATATTTTTAGTAATTATCGGTGTGGTTAGTTTTTTCAATGGAAATAATCAGCCTACCAAGCATTTGACATATACTGAATTGATAAATCACCTTGAAAGTGGTGATGTTGCAGAAATAACGCAACAGCCTGAAAGAGGTGTCCTTGAAGTTCGCGGGAAATTAAAAGGCTATCAAGAAAACGAAACGTTTGTTTCTTATGTAACAAATAATGAAACAAATGCAGAAGTAATTCTAAAAGCCGCTAAAGAAGGATCCGATATCGATGTGCAGCCTGCACAAGAAACAAGTGGTTGGATTACATTCTTTACTTCAATTATTCCGTTTGTGATTATTTTTATCTTATTTTTCTTCTTGCTCAATCAAGCCCAAGGTGGCGGTGGCGGCCGCGTAATGAACTTTGGTAAAAGTAAGGCAAAGCTTTACAATGAAGAAAAGAAAAAAGTTCGCTTTAATGATGTAGCGGGTGCTGATGAAGAAAAGCAAGAGCTAGTTGAAGTGGTGGAATTCTTAAAGGATCCACGTAAGTTTGCTGAGCTAGGTGCTAGAATTCCAAAAGGTGTCCTTCTTAATGGACCTCCAGGAACAGGTAAAACGTTACTTGCAAGAGCAGTTGCTGGGGAAGCTGGCGTACCTTTCTTCTCTATCAGTGGTTCTGACTTCGTAGAAATGTTTGTTGGGGTCGGTGCTTCTCGTGTTCGTGATTTATTCGAAAATGCGAAGAAAAATGCTCCTTGTATTATCTTTATTGATGAAATAGATGCTGTTGGTCGTCAACGTGGTGCTGGTTTAGGTGGAGGACACGATGAACGTGAACAAACATTAAACCAACTATTAGTTGAAATGGATGGATTTGGCGCGAATGAAGGTATTATTATTATCGCTGCTACAAACCGTCCGGATATTTTAGACCCTGCTTTATTACGTCCAGGTCGTTTTGACCGTCAGATTACAGTAGATAGACCAGATGTTAATGGTCGTGAGGCGGTTTTACGTGTACATGCTCGTAACAAGCCTTTAGATGAAGCTGTAGATTTAAAAAGTATTGCTCAGCGTACTCCAGGATTCTCTGGTGCTGATTTAGAAAACCTTCTAAATGAAGCAGCGCTTGTTGCAGCAAGATCAGATAAAAAGAAAATCGATATGGAAGACATGGATGAAGCAACAGATCGTGTTATTGCTGGACCTTCTAAGAAAAGCCGTGTTGTTTCTAAAAAAGAAAGAAATATTGTTTCTTACCATGAAGCGGGACATACAATTATCGGTGTTGTGTTAGATGAAGCGGATATGGTTCATAAAGTAACAATTGTACCAAGAGGTCAAGCTGGCGGTTATGCCGTTATGCTTCCTAAGGAAGATCGTTTCCTAATGACAAAGCAAGAGCTTCTTGATAAGATTACTGGTTTACTTGGTGGTCGTGTCGCAGAGGATATCGTATTTGGTGAAGTAAGTACCGGAGCACATAATGATTTCCAAAGAGCTACAGGTATTGCTCGCAAAATGGTGACAGAATATGGGATGAGTGATAAGCTTGGACCATTACAATTCGGTCAAGTACAAAGCCAAGTGTTCCTTGGTAGAGATTTAAATAACGAACAAAACTATTCAGATGCAATTGCATACGATATAGATTTAGAAATCCAAAGAATTATTAAAGAATGTTATGAAAGAGCGAAGCAAATTCTTACAGAAAACCGTGAGAAATTGAACTTAATCGCTGAAACACTTCTTGAAATTGAAACTTTGGATGCAGAACAAATCAATAGTCTATATAAAGATGGTGTCTTGCCGGATCGTTCGAAAAAGGCTGATACTACTTTAGGCTCAGAAGATTTAAAGGTAAATATTAACAAAAAGGATGATCGTGACGAGTAA